From the genome of Hymenobacter gelipurpurascens:
CGTGGCGCGCACAAAGCAGTAAGCCCCATCCACCGCCACGGATTCGACCGCGAAGTCGATCTGAAACTCCTCCTTGGCAAAGAAGGCTTCTGCGCGGGCCAGAAGTTCGCTGACCGGAAGGGTCGTGAGGCCTTCGGGCATGAATACCCCGTCCGGAGTGTAGAAGGAGGCCAGGGCAGCGGTATCGGCCGAGTTCAGGGCCTGAGCGTACTGAGTTAGCAGGTGCTCAGCGGCCAGGGTTTCCGGTTGCGTAGACATGGTTTACTGGGGCGCGTTGAAGATGTAACGAGCGATTTTCCACTGGCCGCTTTCTTTCACCAGCACCCACTGCTCGCGGAAGCTCACCTTGGCGCTAGGGCCGGAGGGTTTTACCAGCTGGGTACCACTGGAGGTGGACGTGGCGAAGGCGTAGTCGCTAGTTACCACCGTGATGTTGGCCGGGGTGAAGGCAAGCGTGAGCGTCACGGCGCTGAACAGGCCATCGAAGGCGGCACGCACTTGGGTTTGGCCGGTGGCCGTCGGCGAACCCGGAGCAGCAAATACCCCATCCTGAGCGAAAAGCGTGGTGACGGTGGCGGCATTCGACGCATTCAGCGCCGTGCCGTAGTTGGTGAGCAGCTGCTGAATGGCAGTTTTCTCTGCCGTGGTATCCACGGCGGGCGTGGCAGTAGTCTTGTCGTCGTCCTTGTCGCAGGAAAGGAGAGCCGGCGTCAAAGCGAGAGCGAAAACCAGGGTGCGGAATACGTTGGGCAGGTTCATAAATGTAGGGGAAAGGGGGAAAAGTGAATGGTGAAAAATGCGTTGCGTAGGGCCCGACCCACCGCGGCAGAACCGGAGGTCAGTAGCCGGCTGGTCAACCCGAGGCGGCGCCAGTAAGCAGTTAGTTGGTTAGGTCCGGGTCAATCAGGTTGGCGTCGAACTCGGCGTTGTGCTTTTTGTAGAGCGGGGTGGGCTCCACGGTCACGAACAGCTCCACCGTAGGGCCGGAAATCAGCTCGAACAGGTGGCCCCCGTGCAAGAGGCCATCGAAGGTGGCCAGGCTTACGTGGGTATGCGCCACCGGCTTGTCGCCTAGCAGGGTAATGTTGCCGGTGAGCGACGCCACCTCGACGGGTTCGGCGAAAGGGATGACTTTGAACTGCTTGCGGTCGTAGTCATACACCCCAATCTTGGCCGAGAAGGCATCCCCAATGGCCTGGTAGTGGGCGTTTTTGACGTGGTACTGCTGGGCAAACTTGGTCAGGCCCGCCACGATTTCGTCGCCCTTGGCGAAGACCAACAGGTAGGTTTTGGTTTGCCCGTTGGTGCTGAGGAGCTTCGTTTTGACCCCGGGCGCTTTGCTCACGTCCACGGGCTTCGCGCTCGAGGTGCCGATATACTCCTGGGCCTGGGTAGTCAGGGCGCTGCTAGCTACGAATAAGGCCGTGGCGGCGAGGTACTTCAAGAAGGAAAAACGCATCGGAGTATTACTTAATGAAAGGCACCATATCGGCCCAGGTGGCCGGGAAATTGATGAGGAAGGCCCCGTGCGAGGCATTGGGGACGATGGCCAGCTGGCTGCGGCGAATCATCCGGGCCGTGTTGAGCACGCGCTGCACGGGGTTACCCTCGTCCCGGTCGCCGGCCATGACCAACGTGGGGCACTGGATGGTTTGCAGCAGGGCTTTGTCCACGGTCAGGTGGCTGTACATGTTGCCTACCTGGGTGAACATCTCCGCTAGGCGCTGGGGCTGGGGCATCAGCGCCAGTTGCTGGCGCATGTAGGCGCTGTCGAGGGCGAAGGCCTGCTGGGTGCTGAAGGTGAAGTCGCGCATGCCGGGGGCCAGCTCACTGGCGCCCATCACAATGAGCTTGCGCACCCGCTCGGGGTACATACTGGCCAGTTTAAAGGCCGTAAAGCCGCCGTCGCTGAAGCCGAACACGATGGCGCTGTCGCGGGTCGTGGCCTTGAGCACGGCCAGCACGTCACCTGCCCGCTGCTCATAGGTGAGCGGAGCCGTGCCCAGCTCCGACTTGCCGTGGCCGCGGGTGGAAACGGCAATGACCTGGTACTTGCGCGAGAGGCTGTCAATCAAGCGGCCCATCTCGTAGGTCGAGCCGAAAATGCCGCCGTGCAGCAGCACGAACGGCCGGCCCTTGCCGTACACCTCGTAGTAGATTTTGGCGTCGCCGGCCTGGGCGTAGTGTCCGGCCTTGGGGTTGTTGCCGTACTGAATGGCCCCCTTCGGGGAGGGCGCAGCCTGCAGGAAGGCCCGCAGGGGCTTGGCGGTACGCTGCTGGCCGAAAGCGGTGGAGGTGAAAAGGAGCAGTAAGAAGAGAAGTTGCCGAGTCATGATTGCATCGTTTAAAGCAATGCAAAGGTCCGGCAACGGGTCAGCCCCCACCCCTAAACAATCGTAAGAAATGGGCTTAAACTAGGTTAAGGGTTCAGGCCTTGGGGACCCGGTCCTTGCGGATTTTGCTCAGGAATTCCGGCGTGATGCCCAGGTAGGAGGCAATCTGCGTGTTGGGCAGCCGCTGGGCCAGGTGAGGGTGCTGGTCCAGGAAATTCTGGTAGCGCTCCTCGGCGTTGGCGCTGATGCTTTGCAGGATGCGGTGTTGCAGCGCGATGTAGCCCCGCTCGACGAGAATGCGGAAGTTGCGGTCAAACTTGTGGAAGTGGGTAAACAGGTCCAGCAGGTCGGCGTGCTTGATCTGTAGCACCACGGAGGACTCCAGCGCCTCGATATAGACGCCGCTGGGCTTCTGCGCGTAAAAGCTGGCCAGGTCGGTCATCCACTCGTTTTCCACGGCAAACTGCAGGATGTGCTCCTTGCCGCCCTGGTCGACGGCGTACATCTTGAAGCCGCCACTCACCACGAAGGAGGCGTACTGGCAAATATCCCCCTGCTGCAGCAGGAAGGCCCGGCGTTTAATGGGGCGTTCCGTGAAGCGCGACGCAAACGCCTCTTCCTCTTCGTCCGTCAGGGGAAAATAGTCGTACTGGAAGTAGGCACTGAGAGCGGCTAGGGAGGCAGTGTGAGGCTTCATGAGGGAATCTTATAGGTACGCGTGGCGGTGCAGAGAGTGCGGCGGCAATATAGAAGTGAATAAAGTCGACTACCAGAAGCAAGGAGTTTGGATACCTTCTTTTCCATCGGGACGCCACTCCCATCAGGATGCCAGCTATGCTCTATACCCGCTGCATCGAACAATCTTCACTAAAACTCAGGAACCATACCTGTCACGATGTGTTCCTTCGTGCCTTCCTCCCTCCTGCGCAAGGGTATGATGTTGGTGTGCTACCCTCCCGTATAGCTAACTCCGTTTAGCATAACCTCTCCTTACTTCCTGCAGGCACTACCTCCAGTTATCGAGGGGCACTGATCATGTTGCTTATAGGAGTCGACTGGATGCCCCCCTGCGCAGTGAGTGAACCGGCCTGTGAGAAAAACTCTGGGGAGAATAGGTGAGACCTAAGTGCGCGCGAGTACATGGGTATACCACAAGATCCCCCACGCTTCGAGGCAACCTACCTACCCCCTATCTTGTGCAACAGCACTTCTGCTTCGGTCTTTGCCCTACTGCACGATCAGACGTTGCCTTATTCCTCCTGTATGAGGCAGCGTTACACCTATGTCACGGCCGCTTAAAAGTAGCACAAGCAAAAGGACTAAGCAGTTGAATATGTAACGTATAAAAGTTTATCTTTACTTATTCCCTGTTATAGATCTTGTACCTGCGAGTGTTTACTCCTGCAAGGCGGTTATTATCCGCTGTGCCTGAGAGCCTTATCTTGGCTTCGGCTGTGTTGTGTCGTGTTGTTGCCTGGTAGACAGTCCAGGGTATTCCTCTATTTTCCTTTCTCTTCATGGTACACCGTTATACTCGCGCTTTGCTGCTGGCAGGGGGGATGCTCCTGTGCGCACTGGATGGTTTCGCACAGTTACTGCAGATAATTCCTCCTAATATCACAAGCCTCGACCCGGTTCGAAACGCAGTAAGGGCTCCACGCACGACCAATGTGGCCGTTTCCTTTGACCAAGCGTTGAATACGACCGCAGAAACGCAGCAGGCGCTAAAGATATTTAGTGCGCAAGCGGGTGGAAGGAAAGCAGGGACAGCTACCGTCAGTGGGGCCACGCTCACCTTCAATCCTGCTATTGACTTCAAGCCTGGCGAAACGGTGTTTGCCACCATCACCCAAGGCGTACAAAATAGTAGTGGCGCTTCCTTAGCCAAGCCGCACGTATACCAGTTCACCTCCGCCGCCAGAGCCAGCTCAGGTACATTCAATGGACTTTCCGTTGTACCCATGGGTCAAGGCCCTCGTGGTGTTGTGGCAGGTGATGTTGATGGAGATGGTGATGTAGACTTACTGGCAGCCAATATCAATTCAAACACCGTTACTGTAAGATTGAATGATGGTGCCGGTAGTTTTAGTAACAGTACCGAAGTGCTTGTGGGGAGTAACCCTTGGGATGTGGCTCTTGGAGATGTGGATGCCGACGGTGACTTAGATATAATCACCGGTAAGAGCGAGGGCACCACTGTGAGCGTAAGTATAAATAATGGCACCGGTGTTTTTAGCAGTTATTCCGAAGTATCTGCAGGTAACCAACCCGTGAAAGTAGGGGTAGCAGATATTGATGGAGATGGTGACCTGGACCTGCTGGCTGGTAGTGTCAGCAGTTTTGCTGTGAGGCTGAATAGTGGTACGGGTAGCTTTAGCGCTGGGTCTGATGTACAGTTAGGAATCGGTCCTTGGAATAATATGGCACTAGGCGACGTAGATGCGGACGGTGACATCGATATACTTGTAAGCTCACCGTTTAATCTTGCCATAGAGGTCCTGCTGAATAACGGGGCCGGAAATTTCAGCGTAGGAACTTCAGTACCTGTTGACAACAATGTGACTGGCCTGCATGTAGCAGATATCGATGGAGATGGAGACCTGGATATACTCATTTCCATTAATGCCGACAGCGGTTACGTTAGCGTTCGGCTAAATAATGGCGAAGGGGCCTTTACCAATGGTTCTGACGTAGCAGTTGGGAATAATCCCTCTGCTCTAACGATGGGGGATGTGGAAGGAGACGGCGATTTGGACCTGCTGGTAGCCAACTTCTCAAGCGGAACGGTTAGCCTTAGAACAAACGATGGCATTGGGAACTTTGGCGGCAACACAGAGGTACAGGCAGGAGGACCTAACCTAATAAGTATAACAGTTGCAGATATTGATGCAGATGGTGACCTAGACTTGATTTTGGGAGACGTAAGCAGTTATGTTGGTGCTATCTTGGTCTTTAATCAGGATCCCCCTACCCTTACGGGCCTGACGCCTACCAGCGGCCCCGTCGGTTCGAGTGTTGTTATTGCGGGTACTGGTTTTTCCGGCACCAGCAGTGTCACCTTCAACGGGACTGCGGCCTCCAACTTCATTGTTAACTCTACCACCCAGATAACCGTATCTGTGCCGGGTGGAGCCACTACCGGTCCTGTCCTGGTTTCACGTGGTAGTCTGGTGAGCAATGGGGTTCCGTTTACCGTCACACATGCCCCAATAGCTGCGGCCCAAAGCGTCAGTATCAATGAGGATACCCCAAAGAACATAAACCTTTCAGGTTCTGATGCTGACGGAGATGCCTTAACCTACACCATTGCTTCTTCGCCCGCGCACGGCACGCTCAGCGGTACAGGCAGTGCCCGCACCTATACACCTGACGCCAACTATAACGGACCGGACTCCTTCACTTTCACGGCCAACGACGGCGCGCTCACCTCGGCTAGTGCCACGGTATCAATCACGGTGACGGCGGTCAACGACGCGCCGGTGTTAGCGAACGTGCCGGCGACGGCAAGCATTCCCAAGCAGGTGCTCTACACGTTTACGGCTACTGCCAGTGATCCCGATGGCGGGGCACGTACCTTCTCGCTGGTAAATGCCCCGGCCGGAGCCACCATCAACAGCACCTCGGGCGTATTTGCCTGGACGCCCACGGCACCACAAGCCGGCTCTACCTACACTTTTTCGATACGGGTATCGGATGGGGCACTCTCCGATTCCAAGCCGATATCGCTGACGGTACTCAACAACAGTTCTCCCGCCGCCTTTACGGGGTTCTCGCCGACAGCCGGGCCCGTGGGCACGCAGGTCAATATCGCTGGCAGCGGCCTGGGGGCTGTCACCGCCGTACGCTTCAACGGCACGAACGCCACCTTCAGCCTTGCCAACAGCAACAAGATTGTAGCCACCGTCCCCGCAGGTGCCACTAGCGGTCTGATCAGCCTGAGCACTGCCTCGTCCACCCTGACGAGCAGTACGGCGTTCACGGTAACGCCTGCCGCACCTACCATAAGCAGCTTTACCCCGGGTTCGGGGCCGGTGGGCGCGCAAGTCACCCTTACGGGTACCAACTTAACGGGCACCACTGCCGTGCGCTTCAACGGGGTCTCCGCAACCACCTTTACGGTGCAGAGCGCTACCTCGCTCCGCATGACCGTGCCGGCCGGGGCTACGAAAGGTAAAATTACCCTGACTACGCCGGGAGGTACGGCACAAAGCAAAGACCAGTTCACCGTCACCAACACAGCAGCCCGCCTGGTTGCCACCACCCCGGGGCTAGAGCAGGCGTTGCAGGCGAGCCCAAATCCCTCTCCCGACAAGGTCTATTTGCGCTTTGCCCTGACCGAGAAGCAAGCCTATGACCTGCGCGTCTACGACCTGCGGGGCGCGTTGGTGAAAGTCCTGCGCTCAGAATCCGCGCCCGCTGGTCAACTCCAGGAAGTGGAGTGGGATGCCAGCGCGTGTGCCGAGGGGCTGTACCTGATCCGCCTGAACTCCGCTGGCAGATCACAGGTGCTGAAAGTCATGCTAAGCCGCTGATGGGCTAAGCCTGCGATAGGTCTCCCACCTGTCTGTTGTTAGCAGCCCGTAGACACCGCCCCGACCACTCCTGGGGCCGGGGCGTTTTGCTTATTCGGAGTAGATGGAAATCGTTAGCTCATGCACGCGAGAGTACTGGGTAAATCACAAGATCCCCCGTGCTTCGAGGCAACCTACCTACCTCCCATGTCATGCAGCCTGGCGTGATGCTCGGCGAGTTACATTGTTCACGTTTAACTGCTGCAGAGTTATGAATCACCCCCTTCACCCGGCCAGCCGCCGGCAGTGCCACATGGTGAGAAGCAAATACGGTAAGTAAGCAGGCGCAATAAATGGCACCAAAGGATGAGGCTGCAAACGTAGTATCACAAAGCTGCAGTTGCTAACCTAGTAACTACTCTTAGCCGGCAGGCATGTAAAGGGCACAAGTCAACCTGCCCCAAGGCTTGATAGTCAAGGGGCAGGTTGCTTACAACTCTACATTAAAATGAAAAGTAATCCTCGATCTGCTCTGCTGGATCAACATCTAATGCTGTTGGAGGTTTGAACGGTTGGATGGGGCTTACTACCTCAGCCAGACTGAGGGGTGTGCCGGCGGCAACCAAGCAGTGAATCTGTTTGCTGGCTACATCGACTGCTTTTCGCACAGCTCTCCACTGGGCATCGGAATCAATTACCACGTATTCCCGGCCTAGTTCTGCATTGCCCGAAAACTGCTCAAACTTCAGCTGCTGAATAATTGCCCACAACAACTCTGCAGGCTCGCGCAGTAGGGGAACCTCATAAATGCGCTCTTCGATACACGGAAGAGAGTTCCAGTGCTTCGGGATAGAGCGGATTCCCACGAAGCCGCCATGGTTGCCAATATAGGTGCACGTCACGCGGTATGCTCCTTCGCTCAAAGCTTTGTTGATTTCACTGATGATGCAGGGGGTGGTGTCTAGGTACATACGAAAGGAAAGGTGAAACGCGAACGGCTGAGTGCCGATGGTGCTTCTACACTGGCCTCACGAAAGGTTGGCTCTGTTAGCCAACTTTTTTTCACTATACCTACCTTATTTTCTTGTTTTCAGTGCATTGTGGGCGACATCCACAGCTACCTAGTCACCTCATCAAGTTCCTGGTATTTCGGACAGACTGATTGGGAGCATCTTTTCATTTGTTGAACGTCCCTTGGACAAATGAAGCAAGCCCCGTACTTTGGGTCATCGTCCCTCTTCGTCGGCCCCGACTCATGAAAAATTATGTTGCCTACTATCGCGTAAGTACCCAGCGCCAAGGCGCTAGTGGGCTCGGGCTCGAAGCCCAGCGCGCCGCCTGCCACGCCTTCGTCCGCGGTACTGACCTGATCATTAGCGAGTACGTTGAGGTCGAGAGTGGCAAGAAGACGAATCGCCAGCAGCTCGACGCTGCTATCGCCGCCGCTCGCGCCCAGGGCGCCACCCTGCTCATTGCTAAGCTCGACCGACTAGCGCGCAACGTTGCCTTCACTAGCCACTTGATGGAAACTGGAGTTGATTTTCTGTGTGTCGACAACCCGGCGGCAACACGCCTGACCATCCATATCTTCGCGGCCATCGCCGAGCACGAAGCCCGGACAATATCGGAACGGACTAAGGCAGCCCTCGCCGCCAAGCGCGCCAGGGGCGAGCGGTTGGGTAACCCTGCCAATCTCACCGAAGCCGGGCGGGAGCGGTCGCGCGAAGTGCGCCACCAGATTGCTCGCAACCACCAGGCAAACGTGCAGGCAGCGGCGATGATCTCCTACATGCAGGCACCGGGGAAGACCCTCCAGCAGATGGCAGACAAACTCAATCGATTGGGCTACCGCACCCGGCGGGGCTGTCTGTTTACTACCTGCGCAGTATACCGCCTGAGTCAGCTACAGACCGCCCCTGCGGCAGCATAAAGCCTAATAACCAAGCAGCATAAAACTCGCATTTTTTGCACAGCGTGAGTGCTTTTATTTGAGAGCCAAAAATTCTCTGGGCTGCGCCAGATGTAATCGCGTTAGGCGGCGAGGTCGACCGCATTCAGTTGCGACGACCTGTATCTATGCCGCACCGCGGCAACATTCCACGCGGCGGCAGCTTCCTCCTCACTACCATAGTCTCCTAGGTGCGTGAGTTGATAATATACCATGATGCTTGCGCGCCACCTTTGTGTAGCTGGTACCCAGCTTACGCCCTTCCACCTGCTACAGCCCCACGTTTCTCGGTTACGCATCTGCTCCTGGCAGGAAACCCATTCCAGGTTACCCAAGCTATTATTCAGTGGATTTCGATCGAGGTGATCTACCTGATTCGTACCGTCAGGTCGGTCCAGGAAAGCGTGTGCCAGCAGCCGGTGGAGAGATTCACTCCTGCGCTTCAGTGGCACTACAGGAGACTCTCGGGGCAGCGCCAGGGAGCAGTAGAGATAGCCGTTTCCGGACTTACTTACACGGACAGGGCGCTGCTTTAGACGGTCTGTTATAATTCCTTTGCGGCTGATGATGTAGCGCCCGTCGTAGCCAGGAATTTCGGCAGTTTCTGAGTGAGCGAGGAGGTTGGCATGGTGCGACACGATGTGGTGGCTGCGTTTGGAAGTATGTAGCAGCCATGCCTTGCTCACTTACATATTTTTAGAGCCCTCTCCCACAAATATCCAGTAACTGCCTGCTAATCAGACCAAGGTTTTTTTCAGCGTTCGGTGCCGGAGAACGTATCGTTCCGCGACCTTTTCTACCCCAGATTCGACACTGCAAAAGGTGCTTATGTTCGGTTTGATATTGTTCTCGTTTTTCGCCGAATACCTTAAGCGACCACCTTCATTTTCTGCATCTGGTCGAAGGCTACGGCATCCGCATCCGTATATGAGGTCAGCGTGGTTTCCAGGTCTGAATGCCCCACCCAGGCTCTGATTGAAGCAAGGCTGACGTCGGCTGCCAGGCACAGGTTGATAAATGTTCGCCGGGCCGCGTGAGCTGCGATCAGGTCGCACTTCCGGTGGCTCGTAGTGTTCGCTTTGGCGCCACTCCAGTTGGTGATCTCCATGTGATACTGCAGCTCCGGAATCTTTGCGCAGACCTCCTTGATCGACCTGTTGAAGCTGGCAGAATGGTAAGCAGGGAAGCAGTAATCGTTCGTTTTGAGCAGCGACAGCGCCTTATCTGATAGCGGCACCTTGACAAGCTTCTTCTTCTTTTGCGTCGTGATATGAAGCTCCTGAACGGTTTTCAGTTTGCCTTGGTGCCGGCGCTTGACAGCGACCACATGACTCTTGGTCACGCGGATGGCGTCGCTATAGCGCAGCCCGGTGGCACACATAAAGCAGAACAGGTCACGTACTTTCCGGTGCCGGTCACGCTCTAGCTGGAGCTCCTGCAGGTGCTCCAGCTCCTCGGGGCTGAGGTAGACTAGGTTGTCGTTTTTTACCTTTGGCAGCAGCTTGTGCTGGCGGGCAGAGGCGCAAGTGAGAGGAAACTCTTCCTCGAAGTGGTAGAGCACCTTCCGCAACTTAATGATCACGCCGCGCACGGTGATGTTCAACCGTGCCTTCTCGACCAGGTGATCCTGCAGCTCCTTGAGAAATTTTTTATCCAGCTGGTCAATCCGTATTCCCGGGCGAAAATTGATCGCATTCCGGATGCCAGACTCGATCAGCGCGTGGCTGCGTTTGCTCAGCGTGGACTTCGTATCCTCCTTGAAACGCTCGAAGTAGTCGCTCAACAGCATCCCCTTCCAAGTTCCTAGCTTGATCTCCAGCGCCTGGATTTCCTGGCGCTTGGCTGCTAGCTGCTCGACCAACTGCTGCTCCGCGGCGCGCAGCCGGTCGAGCTCCCGCAGCCGGCTGTGGTGGTTCAGGTACTGCAGGCGCGGCAGCCGCTCCGTCTCCATCTTCACCACCTCGGCATATGCCCGACCCATAGCTTCTTTTGAGGGCTCGATGCCGCGATCCAATAGCGCTTTCACCGCTTGGTGCATGTAGCCCTCGACACGGCGGATATTGCCCTCCTCCACGGCCGCGTTCTCGACAGCGGGGGAAATGCGCCCAGTTTCCAGGTCGATTTGCCCCCGATGGAGCCTCACGTGCGTACTCAGCACATAGCTGCTGCCGCTATGCGTGTGCTTTACGTAAATTGCGCCTTGGATCCCCTCTTTGGGAATCCGGTGGTACAGTGTGATTGTGGACATATCCAAGAGCCTGGGGAGATGCGATTCCCGGGCTCACCAAAGGTAAAATCCTTTTTCAAACTGTAGCAACACTGTAACAACTCAATTTTCAAAACCACTCCAGAACGCTGGAAACAACGAAAGCACTCCTATGTTTGATGTAATGGGCATGATGGGCAAAATGAAAGAGCTTCAGGAGAAAATGAAGCTTGCCCAGGATGAGTTGCAGCACATCACTTCCACGGCCGAATCGGGCGGCGGCTTGGTGAAGGCCACCGCCAATGGCCAGCGCCGCTTGCTGAAGCTGGAAATCGATGAAACCTTGCTCCAACCCCAGGACCGCGACATGCTCGCTGACCTAGTAGTGGCAGCCGTGAACAAGGTGATGGAAGAGGTTGGTGAAAAGGCCAAAGAAGAAATGAAAAGCAAAACGGCCGGCCTCATCCCCAACATTCCCGGCCTCGACCTCGGCGGCTTTGGCCTCTAAGAGTGGCCTAGAAGTCGGTTCGTGCGCCGATGTAGCAGTCGTGATTCTAAACTGGAACGGCCAGGATTTCCTGCGCCGTTTCCTGCCTTCTGTACTGACCTACTCCGAGGGCGCGCACATCGTTGTGGTCGATAATGCCTCCACCGATGACTCTGTAGGGCTATTG
Proteins encoded in this window:
- a CDS encoding YybH family protein, with the protein product MSTQPETLAAEHLLTQYAQALNSADTAALASFYTPDGVFMPEGLTTLPVSELLARAEAFFAKEEFQIDFAVESVAVDGAYCFVRATASTRSTERATQRELGRRSRDFFVLRQQPQGWKIFCYIFNSVQAA
- a CDS encoding YybH family protein — encoded protein: MNLPNVFRTLVFALALTPALLSCDKDDDKTTATPAVDTTAEKTAIQQLLTNYGTALNASNAATVTTLFAQDGVFAAPGSPTATGQTQVRAAFDGLFSAVTLTLAFTPANITVVTSDYAFATSTSSGTQLVKPSGPSAKVSFREQWVLVKESGQWKIARYIFNAPQ
- a CDS encoding PPC domain-containing DNA-binding protein, with the translated sequence MRFSFLKYLAATALFVASSALTTQAQEYIGTSSAKPVDVSKAPGVKTKLLSTNGQTKTYLLVFAKGDEIVAGLTKFAQQYHVKNAHYQAIGDAFSAKIGVYDYDRKQFKVIPFAEPVEVASLTGNITLLGDKPVAHTHVSLATFDGLLHGGHLFELISGPTVELFVTVEPTPLYKKHNAEFDANLIDPDLTN
- a CDS encoding alpha/beta fold hydrolase — its product is MTRQLLFLLLLFTSTAFGQQRTAKPLRAFLQAAPSPKGAIQYGNNPKAGHYAQAGDAKIYYEVYGKGRPFVLLHGGIFGSTYEMGRLIDSLSRKYQVIAVSTRGHGKSELGTAPLTYEQRAGDVLAVLKATTRDSAIVFGFSDGGFTAFKLASMYPERVRKLIVMGASELAPGMRDFTFSTQQAFALDSAYMRQQLALMPQPQRLAEMFTQVGNMYSHLTVDKALLQTIQCPTLVMAGDRDEGNPVQRVLNTARMIRRSQLAIVPNASHGAFLINFPATWADMVPFIK
- a CDS encoding Crp/Fnr family transcriptional regulator, with protein sequence MKPHTASLAALSAYFQYDYFPLTDEEEEAFASRFTERPIKRRAFLLQQGDICQYASFVVSGGFKMYAVDQGGKEHILQFAVENEWMTDLASFYAQKPSGVYIEALESSVVLQIKHADLLDLFTHFHKFDRNFRILVERGYIALQHRILQSISANAEERYQNFLDQHPHLAQRLPNTQIASYLGITPEFLSKIRKDRVPKA
- a CDS encoding Ig-like domain-containing protein, with protein sequence MVFNQDPPTLTGLTPTSGPVGSSVVIAGTGFSGTSSVTFNGTAASNFIVNSTTQITVSVPGGATTGPVLVSRGSLVSNGVPFTVTHAPIAAAQSVSINEDTPKNINLSGSDADGDALTYTIASSPAHGTLSGTGSARTYTPDANYNGPDSFTFTANDGALTSASATVSITVTAVNDAPVLANVPATASIPKQVLYTFTATASDPDGGARTFSLVNAPAGATINSTSGVFAWTPTAPQAGSTYTFSIRVSDGALSDSKPISLTVLNNSSPAAFTGFSPTAGPVGTQVNIAGSGLGAVTAVRFNGTNATFSLANSNKIVATVPAGATSGLISLSTASSTLTSSTAFTVTPAAPTISSFTPGSGPVGAQVTLTGTNLTGTTAVRFNGVSATTFTVQSATSLRMTVPAGATKGKITLTTPGGTAQSKDQFTVTNTAARLVATTPGLEQALQASPNPSPDKVYLRFALTEKQAYDLRVYDLRGALVKVLRSESAPAGQLQEVEWDASACAEGLYLIRLNSAGRSQVLKVMLSR
- a CDS encoding recombinase family protein, whose translation is MKNYVAYYRVSTQRQGASGLGLEAQRAACHAFVRGTDLIISEYVEVESGKKTNRQQLDAAIAAARAQGATLLIAKLDRLARNVAFTSHLMETGVDFLCVDNPAATRLTIHIFAAIAEHEARTISERTKAALAAKRARGERLGNPANLTEAGRERSREVRHQIARNHQANVQAAAMISYMQAPGKTLQQMADKLNRLGYRTRRGCLFTTCAVYRLSQLQTAPAAA
- a CDS encoding HNH endonuclease, which gives rise to MSKAWLLHTSKRSHHIVSHHANLLAHSETAEIPGYDGRYIISRKGIITDRLKQRPVRVSKSGNGYLYCSLALPRESPVVPLKRRSESLHRLLAHAFLDRPDGTNQVDHLDRNPLNNSLGNLEWVSCQEQMRNRETWGCSRWKGVSWVPATQRWRASIMVYYQLTHLGDYGSEEEAAAAWNVAAVRHRYRSSQLNAVDLAA
- a CDS encoding tyrosine-type recombinase/integrase; the protein is MSTITLYHRIPKEGIQGAIYVKHTHSGSSYVLSTHVRLHRGQIDLETGRISPAVENAAVEEGNIRRVEGYMHQAVKALLDRGIEPSKEAMGRAYAEVVKMETERLPRLQYLNHHSRLRELDRLRAAEQQLVEQLAAKRQEIQALEIKLGTWKGMLLSDYFERFKEDTKSTLSKRSHALIESGIRNAINFRPGIRIDQLDKKFLKELQDHLVEKARLNITVRGVIIKLRKVLYHFEEEFPLTCASARQHKLLPKVKNDNLVYLSPEELEHLQELQLERDRHRKVRDLFCFMCATGLRYSDAIRVTKSHVVAVKRRHQGKLKTVQELHITTQKKKKLVKVPLSDKALSLLKTNDYCFPAYHSASFNRSIKEVCAKIPELQYHMEITNWSGAKANTTSHRKCDLIAAHAARRTFINLCLAADVSLASIRAWVGHSDLETTLTSYTDADAVAFDQMQKMKVVA
- a CDS encoding YbaB/EbfC family nucleoid-associated protein, encoding MFDVMGMMGKMKELQEKMKLAQDELQHITSTAESGGGLVKATANGQRRLLKLEIDETLLQPQDRDMLADLVVAAVNKVMEEVGEKAKEEMKSKTAGLIPNIPGLDLGGFGL